The Primulina tabacum isolate GXHZ01 chromosome 10, ASM2559414v2, whole genome shotgun sequence region TTTATTCTATCTTCAAATCCAAATCTTTCACCACAAACAACATTACCAATCCATTCTACCGAAATATAAGCCAAAGAAACCGAACCAACGAGAATTAAATCAAACAATCATAAAAGAGCAAACACAGTAAGGTGCTTGAGTTTTACCAGAGCTGGAAGAATGCACCATTCCTAAAGGTTGGCAGATTGAACTGAGGCTGCGAAATCCAGCACAAGAACCTCATCAAGAAACTCCCTAACCTTATCTTTCTCCTCGTTCGCCCTCTCCGACTCTGAATCCAACCCCTCCAACTCCTCCATGCCCTTGAAAACACCAATTGAACATATGGAGAACCCTTGTTCCTCCCCGGGGAGAAATTTTCTCCAACGGTCAGCTGCTCAATTGAAGGAAATTTCTCCTTTATCCCCCTCAGAACCTTCAAAACCTCATTCTTCCCCCTCTCACCCACGTCTTCCTTCAACTTCAAAAGAGTCAGCCGCAGGGCCGACCCGGGAGGCGCCGTAATCGGGCCGGAGAAATCCTCAGCAACCCAATCCACGGCCATGACGTCATCCACCACAGGCTTGACGTAGTTACCGACTACGCTGAGGTGGGTCGGGTGGTCGGAGTAGGAAGATAGGTCGGTCTTCGATCTGTATCGGGAGTGCAGCAAGTGGGTGAAGGAGAGGGAGCTGGACCGGGACCTGGAAATCGGGCCGGCGTAAAAGTGCAGAACCGGGTCGAG contains the following coding sequences:
- the LOC142505631 gene encoding LOW QUALITY PROTEIN: stress-response A/B barrel domain-containing protein UP3-like (The sequence of the model RefSeq protein was modified relative to this genomic sequence to represent the inferred CDS: inserted 1 base in 1 codon), which codes for MFCVRAAVAARTPPFFSAVPFNSHSRFSVRMSSSTSDSTQIIEHIVLFKVKPAADPAAVNAMISNLNGLISLDPVLHFYAGPISRSRSSSLSFTHLLHSRYRSKTDLSSYSDHPTHLSVVGNYVKPVVDDVMAVDWVAEDFSGPITAPPGSALRLTLLKLKEDVGERGKNEVLKVLRGIKEKFPSIEQLTVGENFSPGRXQGFSICSIGVFKGMEELEGLDSESERANEEKDKVREFLDEVLVLDFAASVQSANL